A genomic region of Mitsuaria sp. 7 contains the following coding sequences:
- a CDS encoding DUF4148 domain-containing protein, translating into MNHFKKLSLPIGAAALAAALAVPAFAQVEEEVLSGPKSRDQVVAEIEAARMNGSLDSLQGEHSYAPDFDEAKGMDVQYSNHQADADVTVGMSADTSTQIQFAAPAAGGKTRAQVNDELAQARADGSLDRMWSEQGYAPEFEAAHSYHR; encoded by the coding sequence ATGAACCACTTCAAGAAGCTTTCCCTTCCGATCGGCGCGGCCGCACTGGCCGCGGCCCTCGCCGTGCCGGCCTTCGCGCAGGTCGAGGAAGAGGTCCTCTCGGGCCCCAAGTCCCGCGATCAGGTCGTGGCCGAAATCGAGGCCGCACGCATGAACGGCAGCCTCGACAGCCTGCAGGGCGAACACAGCTACGCCCCCGACTTCGACGAAGCCAAGGGCATGGACGTGCAGTACTCGAATCACCAGGCCGATGCCGACGTGACGGTTGGCATGTCCGCGGACACGAGCACGCAGATCCAGTTCGCCGCACCTGCTGCGGGCGGCAAGACGCGTGCCCAGGTGAACGATGAGTTGGCACAGGCTCGCGCCGATGGGTCGCTGGACCGCATGTGGAGCGAGCAGGGTTATGCGCCGGAGTTCGAGGCGGCGCATTCGTACCATCGTTGA
- a CDS encoding ATP-binding protein: MTVLSSLRSAGGLLRALRQRVDQLTAMLERQRRSQAQVEAFSANVAHELRTPLATLITGTELTMREADLGPEAKDRLGANLEELRRMQGIVGDMLFLSRAYGGHRARRQRVDSLAALVAEVVDYHDAAIEEAGLSLRVEGEAAGDFDAALLKRALSNLIANATRYAAAGSVLRVGIEGARSGQVRVWVANTGPVIPAKRLPRLFDRFYRADGGQDAQPPAAATGASGGDDHLGLGLSIVDAIARMHGGAPFARSDERETRIGLTLSGGASGRAYTARRSPPSDTTLSPAAPASTTLPP; the protein is encoded by the coding sequence ATGACCGTTTTGTCATCGTTGCGCAGCGCGGGCGGCCTGCTGCGCGCGCTGCGTCAACGCGTCGATCAGCTGACCGCGATGCTGGAGCGGCAACGTCGATCGCAGGCGCAGGTGGAGGCGTTCAGCGCCAATGTCGCGCATGAGCTGCGGACGCCGCTCGCGACGCTGATCACGGGCACAGAATTGACGATGCGCGAGGCCGATCTCGGACCCGAGGCGAAGGACCGCCTGGGCGCCAACCTCGAAGAACTGCGCCGCATGCAGGGCATCGTCGGCGACATGCTGTTCCTGTCGCGGGCCTACGGCGGCCACCGTGCGCGGCGGCAGCGCGTGGACAGCCTCGCGGCGCTGGTGGCGGAGGTTGTCGACTACCACGACGCCGCCATCGAGGAGGCGGGGCTGTCGCTGCGCGTGGAGGGCGAGGCGGCCGGCGACTTCGACGCGGCGCTGCTCAAGCGCGCGCTGTCCAACCTGATCGCCAACGCGACGCGCTACGCCGCCGCCGGCAGCGTGCTGCGCGTCGGCATCGAGGGTGCACGATCCGGCCAGGTGCGTGTCTGGGTCGCGAACACGGGGCCGGTCATTCCAGCGAAGCGGCTGCCGCGCCTGTTCGACCGGTTCTACCGCGCCGACGGCGGGCAGGACGCGCAGCCCCCGGCCGCCGCAACGGGTGCGAGCGGTGGCGACGACCACCTCGGCCTGGGGCTGTCGATCGTCGACGCGATCGCGCGCATGCACGGCGGCGCGCCCTTCGCGCGGTCGGACGAACGGGAGACGCGCATCGGGTTGACGTTGAGCGGCGGCGCGTCCGGGCGCGCCTACACTGCGCGCCGTTCCCCGCCCTCAGACACGACCTTGTCGCCGGCCGCCCCCGCGTCGACCACCCTGCCTCCATGA
- a CDS encoding 3-oxoacyl-ACP reductase, translated as MTDRLLHFVQHPFGRRIARLLNLPQPVPLLRRQNAWVDEELAGRSVLAIAPGSTAPLPSLLAAIVAQGGTPSGDGPVRTLVIDATGCRDLAALRALFEQAQLAMVRLAPGGRILALTSAGVMSAAEAACLHAVQGFVRALAKEIGRRGATANALVLQEGAASMESLAGALRFFGTDRSAYVSGQVLSWRKDIEPTIDEERAPVALVTGAAGGIGAATARRLALDGMRVLCVDVPAARQPLEALTREIGGSLLAADLTAPGAVDELVDAVRRLQGVDVLVHNAGITRDRTLARMSPSEWDAVMAVNLAAILAIDARLDEAALLNAGAREICLSSISGIAGNAGQTNYSASKAALIGYVGARAATLDERGGTINAVAPGFIETAMTRRMPLMVREAGRRLNALKQGGTPADVAEAIAFLASPGAHPLTGQVLRVCGQSLLGA; from the coding sequence ATGACCGATCGCCTGCTCCACTTCGTCCAGCACCCGTTCGGCCGCCGTATCGCGCGCCTGTTGAATCTGCCGCAGCCGGTACCGTTGCTTCGTCGCCAGAACGCGTGGGTTGATGAAGAACTGGCCGGCCGGTCCGTGCTCGCGATCGCGCCGGGGAGCACGGCGCCGTTGCCGTCGCTGCTGGCCGCGATCGTCGCGCAGGGCGGCACGCCGAGCGGGGACGGCCCGGTGCGCACGCTGGTGATCGACGCGACAGGTTGTCGCGATCTCGCGGCCTTGCGCGCGCTGTTCGAGCAGGCGCAGCTGGCGATGGTCCGCCTCGCGCCGGGCGGACGCATCCTTGCGTTGACGTCGGCTGGCGTGATGAGCGCCGCGGAAGCGGCCTGCCTGCACGCGGTGCAGGGCTTCGTCCGCGCGCTGGCCAAGGAAATCGGCCGGCGCGGCGCGACGGCCAACGCCCTCGTGCTGCAGGAAGGCGCGGCCTCGATGGAATCGCTCGCCGGCGCGCTGCGCTTCTTCGGCACGGACCGTTCCGCGTATGTCTCGGGGCAGGTGCTGTCCTGGCGCAAGGACATCGAGCCGACCATCGACGAGGAACGCGCCCCGGTGGCGCTGGTCACGGGTGCGGCGGGCGGCATCGGCGCGGCCACGGCCCGGCGGCTGGCGCTCGACGGGATGCGCGTGCTCTGCGTGGACGTGCCCGCGGCGAGGCAGCCGCTGGAAGCGCTCACGCGCGAGATCGGCGGATCGCTGCTCGCGGCGGATCTGACGGCGCCCGGCGCCGTCGACGAACTGGTCGATGCCGTGCGTCGCCTGCAGGGCGTGGACGTGCTGGTGCACAACGCGGGCATCACGCGCGACCGCACGCTGGCGCGGATGTCTCCCTCGGAATGGGACGCGGTGATGGCGGTGAACCTGGCGGCGATCCTCGCGATCGATGCGCGGCTGGACGAAGCCGCGCTGCTGAACGCCGGTGCGCGCGAGATCTGCCTGTCGTCGATCAGCGGCATCGCGGGCAATGCGGGCCAGACCAACTACAGCGCGTCGAAGGCCGCGTTGATCGGCTATGTGGGGGCCCGGGCGGCGACGCTGGACGAGCGCGGCGGCACGATCAACGCCGTGGCGCCGGGCTTCATCGAAACGGCGATGACGCGGCGCATGCCGCTGATGGTGCGCGAGGCCGGACGACGGCTGAATGCGCTCAAGCAGGGCGGCACGCCGGCGGACGTGGCGGAGGCGATCGCCTTCCTCGCCTCGCCGGGCGCGCACCCGCTCACGGGTCAGGTGTTGCGGGTCTGCGGGCAGTCCTTGCTGGGCGCGTGA
- a CDS encoding alpha/beta fold hydrolase: protein MTDRNDMIDTTDLTGRRGAALPRRQFLRLGASLGAATAAAALPLTGLLPSAALAAPAAGGAITIAPSFGTLKHIDAGDLRVGYVEAGPADGPPVLLLHGWPYDVHTYEGVTPLLAAAGYRVIVPYARGYGTTRFLSADTPRNGQQAALARDAIALMDALRLPKAIIGGCDWGARTAGILAALWPERCQAVVSVSGYLLVDRQVNAAPLPPAAELQWWYQYYFATERGRLGYEKYRAEFSKQIWQLASPQWRFDDATFARSAAAFDNPDHVAIVVHNYRWRLGLADGESRFDAVEARIGATPEIAIPAITLEGDANGAPHPAPANYRRKFTGRYEHRDLTGGIGHNLPQEAPKAFAQAIQDVART, encoded by the coding sequence ATGACCGATCGCAACGACATGATCGACACGACCGACCTGACCGGTCGCCGCGGCGCCGCGCTGCCCCGCCGCCAGTTCCTGCGCCTGGGCGCGTCGCTGGGGGCCGCGACGGCCGCCGCCGCGCTGCCGTTGACGGGACTGCTGCCCTCCGCGGCGCTGGCCGCGCCGGCTGCGGGAGGGGCCATCACGATCGCGCCTTCCTTCGGCACGCTCAAGCACATCGACGCCGGCGATCTCCGCGTCGGTTATGTCGAGGCCGGCCCCGCCGACGGCCCGCCGGTCCTGCTGCTGCACGGCTGGCCCTACGACGTCCACACCTACGAGGGCGTCACGCCGCTGCTCGCGGCGGCCGGCTATCGCGTGATCGTGCCCTACGCCCGCGGCTACGGCACGACGCGCTTCCTGTCCGCCGACACGCCGCGCAACGGCCAGCAGGCCGCGCTGGCGCGCGACGCGATCGCGCTGATGGACGCGCTGCGCCTCCCGAAGGCGATCATCGGCGGCTGCGACTGGGGCGCGCGCACCGCGGGCATCCTCGCGGCGCTGTGGCCCGAGCGCTGCCAGGCCGTGGTGTCCGTCAGCGGCTACCTGCTGGTCGACCGCCAGGTCAACGCGGCGCCGCTGCCGCCGGCCGCCGAGCTGCAGTGGTGGTACCAGTACTACTTCGCGACGGAGCGGGGCCGGCTGGGCTACGAGAAATACCGCGCCGAATTCTCGAAGCAGATCTGGCAACTGGCCTCGCCGCAGTGGCGCTTCGACGACGCGACCTTCGCCCGCAGCGCCGCCGCCTTCGACAACCCGGACCACGTCGCGATCGTGGTGCACAACTACCGCTGGCGCCTGGGCCTGGCCGACGGCGAGTCGCGCTTCGACGCGGTGGAGGCCCGCATCGGTGCCACGCCCGAGATCGCCATCCCCGCGATCACGCTGGAGGGCGATGCCAACGGCGCCCCGCATCCCGCACCGGCCAACTACCGCCGCAAGTTCACGGGCCGGTACGAGCACCGCGACCTGACCGGCGGCATCGGCCACAACCTGCCGCAGGAAGCGCCGAAAGCTTTCGCGCAGGCGATCCAGGACGTCGCACGCACCTGA
- a CDS encoding DUF3309 family protein, with the protein MISTILLVILILLLVGALPSWPHSRSWGYGPSGGLGLVVLILIVLLLLGYI; encoded by the coding sequence ATGATCAGCACCATCCTGCTCGTCATCCTCATCCTGCTGCTCGTCGGCGCCTTGCCCTCCTGGCCTCACAGCCGCAGCTGGGGCTACGGGCCCAGCGGCGGCCTGGGCCTGGTCGTCCTGATCCTCATCGTCCTGCTGCTGCTGGGCTACATCTGA